From the genome of Hymenobacter cellulosilyticus, one region includes:
- a CDS encoding uroporphyrinogen-III synthase, with translation MAESTDKPGTGRHAKRISSILVTQPKPATDVSPYFSIAEKYGIKVDFREFIQVDPVSYKDFRKEKINIAEHTAVIFTSRNAVDHFFRICQEAKLEMPAEMKYFCISEQTANYLQKYIVLRKRKLFVGQRTAADLFDVIKKHKGEKFLYPCSDIRKDDIPEFMRANNFKFTEAVIYHTVASDLSDLSDVKYDCIAFFSPSGISSLFINFPDFEQNGTRIAAFGPTTAKAVLDAGLELDIEAPQPNAPSMTGAIEAYIRLHHGPDVGKEKSKSGKQNA, from the coding sequence ATGGCCGAGAGCACAGACAAACCGGGGACGGGCCGTCACGCCAAGCGCATCTCCAGCATTCTGGTTACCCAGCCTAAACCCGCAACCGACGTTTCCCCCTACTTCAGCATTGCTGAGAAGTATGGCATTAAAGTCGATTTCCGCGAGTTTATCCAGGTGGACCCAGTTTCCTATAAGGATTTTCGCAAGGAGAAAATCAATATTGCGGAGCACACGGCGGTAATCTTCACCAGCCGCAACGCAGTAGACCACTTCTTCCGCATTTGCCAGGAAGCCAAGCTGGAAATGCCCGCCGAGATGAAGTATTTCTGCATTTCGGAGCAAACCGCTAACTACCTGCAGAAGTACATTGTGCTCCGAAAGCGTAAGCTATTTGTCGGCCAGCGCACTGCCGCTGATCTTTTTGACGTAATCAAAAAGCATAAGGGTGAGAAGTTTCTGTACCCCTGCTCGGATATCCGTAAAGACGATATCCCTGAGTTTATGCGGGCCAATAACTTCAAATTCACGGAGGCCGTCATCTACCACACCGTCGCCAGCGACCTGTCCGACTTGTCGGATGTGAAGTACGACTGCATTGCTTTCTTCAGCCCCTCCGGTATTAGCTCGCTCTTCATCAACTTTCCCGACTTCGAGCAAAACGGAACCCGTATCGCGGCCTTTGGTCCCACGACGGCTAAAGCCGTGTTGGATGCTGGCTTAGAGTTAGATATTGAGGCCCCGCAGCCTAATGCCCCGTCCATGACGGGAGCTATTGAAGCCTATATTCGCCTGCATCATGGACCTGATGTGGGAAAAGAAAAAAGTAAAAGCGGCAAACAAAACGCTTAG